The following DNA comes from Papaver somniferum cultivar HN1 unplaced genomic scaffold, ASM357369v1 unplaced-scaffold_128, whole genome shotgun sequence.
ctaacaatacgaaacattgaggacaaattaggaacataaatgcgtctatcatgtcaCATTAAATTTCTTATTGGATTTTTCTCAACATTAGAAGAGTTTTTGGTGTCGTCGTTTCCTGGCGCAATAGAAACCTATTCAGTATCTTCGCAGCTTCGATAGCTTTTTCACGAGAATGTGGCTCTGTAACTACACTTTCATATTCGAATTCCACATCATCACTTTCGTCTTTTCCCGTGAcactctcaattatttcttcgCTAGTCAACAAGTTTTAAATAGGGTAGTTTGAAAAAATTTCGCATTGATTAAATTTTACAATTCTTTAGTGCTTTCATTATCTAAAGCTTCACTTGGATTCTCTGACGCGGTGTCATCCATGAAATTAGCTTGCACTAACTTCCACTAAAGATTAGTATCTAATAAACTAGTGTCCATCAGCCGCACCCACTACAATTTGCATGATGAATAAGGTGTAttggttcattttgttgattttttttataaaaattctacaaaactttggtaaattaataattattaatttatccgATTATTTAATATTgcgataaattgataaattttgtCGGTCCCGACATTATTATTTTATAGGATTATATTATAGTCATTCACATGGTAATACGCCAATTGCCACGTTAGGCATATCAGATATCAATGCCCATAGTTATCAAGATGTTTCAACATCTGGCTTATGCGGCTATGCCCAAGCTCACAAGGAAACAATAGGCTGGAAGCGCCTCCAACTTTGTTTTtcatttccctttttttttttttgtcaaatatATAATCGGCAAGAACTTGTTTTTATAGTTATTTAATTTAATAAAAGGCTTTTACAGCTAGGAAAGAAGATGTTCAATACAATGCACAAAAGAAGCGAGTATTTTGCCTACATCAGTCCGTACATCCAATTCATTTGTAGGAGTACTATACAAGTATATTAATAAGACCTACCTAACTGCAGCCAGTAAATAATAAATAAGAAAGTATTGGCGGACCCCAAGATGAAAACAGGATTCTGATATATACCAATACAAAGTCTTACGGTTCACAATAATTATAAGTAGTTGAGATAAACAGAAATAGCAGGTAAACGCTTCTATATAAAACTCGGTATATAATATCAGTCTTCTACAACCAAAACCCAATTGAGCAAAACCTAATAACATGCATTACATCAGTCCTATTCTGTCTTCCATGCAACTCTTCCTGAAAAAATGGCCTGAGTTTTACTTGGCATTCATCTGCCTTTTCTCCATTACATGGTACTTCAAACTCAAGAACCAACCCATTGTGCATTGGCCTATCCTAGACATACTCCCATCACTTCTCCTAAACTACCACCACATAAACGAATGGACAGTTGATATTTCAAAAGTCTTTGGAGGAACCAGAGTAGAGAAAGGTCCATTTTTCAGCCCTTTGAATGTATTGTTAACATGCGATCCTCAAAACATCGAATACATGGTAAAAACCAACTTCTCCAACTACCCTAAAGGATCTGAATACAAGAAAACATTCGATGTACTAGGCGATGGACTCTTCAATATAGACTTCCACTCGTGGCACATTCAAAGGAGGATGGCACGGTTGACGTTTGCGTCCAAGAAGGCTCGGGATATCATAGCTAAGATGACTCAGAAGGTGGTGCAGGATTCACTCCTCCCTTTGTTAGAGTATGTTGCTAGGCAATCATCAATAGTGGATTTAGAAGATATGTTCATGAGGTACACTTTTGACACTTCTGTTAGTATAATCTTCGGGACAAACCCAAATTATCTTGCTCCTGATTTCCCTCGAAACGATTTTGCGAACGCTATGGAGGATGCTTCAGAGGCCGTTTTTTATAGACATGTAGTGCCTAGTCTTTGGAAAAAATTGTGTCACTGGCTGATGGTCGGGAATGAGAGAAAGATGAAAAATGCATGGAGGACTATGGATCGCCATTTAGCACAGTACATTTCAGCACAAAGAGAAGATAGAGTTAAAGAAACAGAAGAAACTAATCTACTTCAAGTGTATATGAGTaataaagaagaaggaaataatgaGCAACTATTAGCAGATGAAGACAAGTTTCTCAGAGACACTTCCTTGACACTCATGTTCGCCGGACGTGATACAACTGGCACGGCTCTCACTTGGTTCCTCTACATGGTTTCCAAAAACCCTAGAGTGGAAGCAAAGATTTTAGAGGAATTGAAGTTAATATATTCAGTGAAGGATAAGGAGGGCGAAGAAGATGATCTTAGATCAGAAAAAGGACTAAAGCTATTTGATGCACAAGACATAAAGAAGATGGTATATCTACAAGCAGCATTATATGAATGTCTAAGGTTATATCCTTCACTTCCTTTAAATCGCAAAGGCGCCCTAAAAGATGATGTTCTTCCTGATGGGACAGTTGTAAAACAGGGAATGATGATCATATTCTCTACTTACGCAATGGGAAGAATGGAATGGGTGTGGGGGAAAGACTGCTTGGAGTTCAAACCCGAGCGATGGTTGGATATGGATGGGGGCCGAAACTTAGAAAGCATGTCTAAGTTTTTC
Coding sequences within:
- the LOC113331865 gene encoding alkane hydroxylase MAH1-like yields the protein MHYISPILSSMQLFLKKWPEFYLAFICLFSITWYFKLKNQPIVHWPILDILPSLLLNYHHINEWTVDISKVFGGTRVEKGPFFSPLNVLLTCDPQNIEYMVKTNFSNYPKGSEYKKTFDVLGDGLFNIDFHSWHIQRRMARLTFASKKARDIIAKMTQKVVQDSLLPLLEYVARQSSIVDLEDMFMRYTFDTSVSIIFGTNPNYLAPDFPRNDFANAMEDASEAVFYRHVVPSLWKKLCHWLMVGNERKMKNAWRTMDRHLAQYISAQREDRVKETEETNLLQVYMSNKEEGNNEQLLADEDKFLRDTSLTLMFAGRDTTGTALTWFLYMVSKNPRVEAKILEELKLIYSVKDKEGEEDDLRSEKGLKLFDAQDIKKMVYLQAALYECLRLYPSLPLNRKGALKDDVLPDGTVVKQGMMIIFSTYAMGRMEWVWGKDCLEFKPERWLDMDGGRNLESMSKFFTFSIGPRTCLGKDMAFMIIKSAASAMLFNFKIEVLKGQNVEPKPSLTLKTKNGLKVMIKRRIL